From a region of the Oryzias melastigma strain HK-1 linkage group LG4, ASM292280v2, whole genome shotgun sequence genome:
- the sap130a gene encoding histone deacetylase complex subunit SAP130a (The sequence of the model RefSeq protein was modified relative to this genomic sequence to represent the inferred CDS: added 159 bases not found in genome assembly): MSSQQFPRHGLPTSSGGTPQIPAAPNLMPVNQPSSAPAVAEGDSSREADHSQQDHPPAPSGGTLAFRDEKQETMVVRPYPQVQTHGQPQAAPQTVSIQPGAPVTVPAPSVHLPQGQPAVLTEGQMKAVLKPPMPSRLIAPAPASNQTHIPIPPKVPSHITVTIESSIAPTPSIPVATISGQQGHSSNLHHLMPANIQIIRGQIGTPTVSPQTFTSHLPRGAAAAAVMSSSKTVLRPATGAGAGPGQPAVQHIIHQAIQSRPAVTTSTAVLPTVVAPISATRTQSPVISPTVTHSEVAHGRPALTIHTTPTVRPQTSRDSTTRITLPSHPAIGAQKPQPPHTMAQKPIFSTVAPVAAATVAPIVATNTVSSTTTIGSVPHTQMTSSTIVTMTMASHSSHATAVTTSAIPVAKVVPQPIAHSSSRVQPDYPGERTNLIPIPGHRSSPNPVTMETRSDNRPSVPVQFQYFLPTYSSSYPLTQTYTPISSSVSTLRQYPVTPQAPSSALPTQAGVGVATTVHLNHMQLMAVDRIGLPSAQISTQGIQQAPIAAQGIQPAQMGVQSLHPSAPITTQGIQQAPIVTQQQQQQPQSEAKPGVVLADGFVASPISTTFGTTQPVATMVQGHTQGGVGGGPTLVSSPRPSILRKKPANETCVRKNLIPAQASEPSGARIESGGVRGAGSPRPAGVKPKTEVHMAMAPPVMAAVEALPAQGGEQQGVVSNPQHLAQAIPTLLATPGPVPPSQPSTVLSALPAAMAVTPAVPASVANTVASPTQPAASSTAACAASSTCPDVKVKQEAEPMETSQPDPSSGMLSAQTITTQASTLSAPGTGDLIPGASPRKKPRKQQHIISTEESEMVETNSTDEEKAPGRPMSSRAERRESPPREYVDEEGVRYVPVKPRPPITLLRHYRNPWKAAYHHFQRYSDIRVKEDKKGTLQDMANQRGVACRAQGWKIHLCAAQLRQLSSLEHDVYSRLSSLQEGLIPKKRAGADDDLHRINELIQGNMQRCKLVMDQVTEARDTMMKVLDHKDKVLKLLNKNGAVKKSSKLKRKERA, encoded by the exons ATGAGCTCACAGCAATTCCCTCGACACGGGCTGCCTACTTCCAGCGGAGGAACCCCTCAGATCCCTGCTGCCCCAAACCTGATGCCTGTCAACCAGCCATCATCTGCTCCAG CTGTCGCTGAAGGAGACAGCAGTCGTGAAGCCGATCACAGTCAGCAAGATCACCCACCTGCTCCCAGTGGAGGGACTTTAGCCTTTAGAGATGAGAAGCAGGAGACCATGGTGGTCAGACCGTACCCTCAAGTGCAGACACATGGACAGCCACAAGCTGCTCCTCAAACTGTGTCTATCCAGCCTGGTGCCCCGGTGACCGTACCTGCACCTTCTGTGCACCTCCCACAGGGACAGCCTGCAGTCCTCACCGAGGGACAGATGAAG gctgttctgaAACCACCGATGCCAAGTCGACTTATTGCTCCAGCACCAGCTTCCAACCAGACCCATATTCCAATCCCTCCCAAGGTGCCTAGTCACATCACTGTCACCATTGAAAGCAGCATTGCCCCCACCCCATCCATCCCCGTGGCAACAATCAGTGGTCAGCAg ggtcACTCCAGCAACTTACACCATCTGATGCCAGCTAACATTCAGATCATTAGGGGACAGATTGGCACCCCCACCGTTTCTCCTCAAACGTTCACATCCCATTTACCTCGTG gagctgctgcagccgcTGTCATGTCCAGCTCCAAAACTGTGTTACGACCAGCCACCGGAGCCGGTGCAGGACCTGGCCAACCTGCAGTGCAGCACATCATCCACCAGGCTATTCAG TCTCGACCTGCTGTAACAACTTCTACAGCTGTACTTCCGACTGTGGTGGCTCCTATTTCAGCAACGAGAACTCAGTCTCCAGTGATCAGTCCGACTGTCACACACTCTGAGGTGGCTCATGG GCGGCCAGCTCTAACGATTCACACCACTCCCACCGTCAGGCCTCAGACTTCCCGTGACTCCACCACGCGGATCACACTGCCATCACACCCTGCAATTGGAGCTCAGAAGCCCCAGCCCCCACACACCATGGCACAG aaGCCTATTTTTAGTACGGTGGCACCAGTAGCTGCAGCGACGGTGGCACCAATTGTCGCCACCAACACTGTATCGTCCACAACCACGATAG GCTCTGTGCCGCACACACAGATGACCAGTAGTACTATCGTCACCATGACGATGGCGTCACACTCTTCTCACGCTACAGCAGTGACCACCTCTGCTATTCCTGTTG CAAAAGTGGTCCCCCAGCCCATTGCCCACTCGTCGTCCCGTGTTCAGCCTGACTACCCTGGAGAGAGAACTAACCTCATCCCCATTCCTGGACACAGGTCTTCTCCTAACCctgtcaccatggaaaccagaAGTGACAATAG GCCCTCTGTACCAGTTCAGTTCCAGTATTTTTTGCCAACGTATTCATCCTCATACCCTCTGACTCAGACCTACACCCCGATCAGCAGCTCTGTCTCCACCTTACGTCAGTATCCAG TCACCCCACAAGCTCCAAGTTCAGCTCTGCCCACGCAGGCTGGAGTGGGCGTGGCTACTACTGTCCACCTGAACCACATGCAGCTGATGGCGGTTGACCGGATTGGTTTGCCTTCAGCCCAAATCAGCACCCAGGGGATCCAGCAAGCACCAATTGCTGCACAAGGCATCCAGCCTGCGCAGATGGGAGTTCAGAGCCTGCACCCGTCTGCACCCATCACAACTCAAGGAATACAGCAGGCGCCGATAgtcacacagcagcagcagcagcaacctCAAAGTGAAGCAAAGCCTG GAGTTGTGTTGGCTGATGGCTTTGTTGCTAGTCCCATTAGCACCACCTTTGGCACCACCCAGCCTGTAGCCACCATGGTGCAGGGTCACACTCAGGGAGGAGTGGGAGGAGGTCCCACTCTGGTTTCCTCCCCTCGACCCAGCATTCTCCGCAAAAAACCGGCAAATGAAAC GTGTGTTCGTAAGAACCTGATTCCCGCCCAAGCCAGTGAACCCAGCGGCGCTAGGATTGAGAGTGGGGGTGTGAGAGGAGCCGGTTCTCCTCGGCCTGCTGG tgtcAAACCCAAAACTGAAGTGCACATGGCTATGGCCCCCCCAGTCATGGCTGCAGTAGAGGCACTACCTGCTCAGGGAGGGGAGCAGCAGGGCGTGGTCTCCAATCCTCAGCACTTGGCCCAGGCCATCCCCACCTTGCTCGCCACGCCAGGACCCGTGCCTCCCTCCCAACCCTCGACTGTTCTCTCGGCCTTGCCGGCCGCCATGGCTGTGACGCCCGCCGTTCCTGCATCAGTGGCCAACACGGTGGCCTCCCCCACTCAGCCTGCAGCGAGTAGCACAGCAGCGTGTGCTGCTAGCTCCACCTGTCCAGATGTGAAAGTCAAACAGGAGGCGGAGCCTATGGAAACTTCACAGCCAG ATCCCAGTTCAGGTATGTTATCAGCACAGACCATCACCACCCAGGCCTCCACACTCAGCGCTCCTGGAACAGGAGATCTGATTCCTGGGGCCTCTCCGAGAAAAAAGCCCCGCAAACAGCAGCACATCATTTCAACCGAGGAAAGCGAAATGGTTGAAACAAACAGCACAGATGAAGAGAAGGCTCCAGGCAGGCCCATGAGCAGCAGGGCGGAGCGGCGGGAATCTCCACCTCGAGAATATGTTG ATGAAGAAGGAGTGAGATATGTGCCTgtcaagccccgcccacctatTACCCTTTTGCGGCACTACCGTAACCCTTGGAAGGCTGCTTACCACCACTTCCAGAGGTATAGCGACATTCGGGTCAAAG AGGATAAGAAGGGCACATTACAGGATATGGCTAATCAGAGAGGCGTGGCCTGCAGAGCACAAGGCTGGAAAATTCACTTATGTGCCGCGCAACTTAGACAGCTG TCGAGTTTGGAGCACGACGTCTACAGCCGCCTCTCCTCCCTCCAGGAGGGCCTGATCCCAAAGAAGAGAGCCGGCGCCGATGATGACCTTCACCGAATCAATGAGCTCATACAG